Proteins from one Chiloscyllium punctatum isolate Juve2018m chromosome 4, sChiPun1.3, whole genome shotgun sequence genomic window:
- the rtraf gene encoding RNA transcription, translation and transport factor protein, whose product MFRRKLSALEYHNSSVFDCKDETEFRNLIVWLEDQKIRHYKIEERGNLRNVHSNEWPKHFEKYLADVNCPFKAQERQENVDWLLGLAVRLEYSDNVDKYKNCTAESVRNDATKGTDPLINLDVNNPDFKAGVMALANLLQIQRHDDYLVMLKAIRILVQERLSPEAIAKANRSKEGLTVSLEKHLLGFDTGDATLNEAARVLRLLHIEELRDLQTKINEAIVAVQSIIADPKTDHRLGKVGR is encoded by the exons ATGTTCCGTAGGAAACTGTCTGCTCTCGAGTATCACAACAGCAGCGTGTTTGACTGTaaag ATGAAACGGAATTTAGAAATTTAATTGTGTGGCTTGAAGACCAGAAAATACGACATTATAAAATTGAAGAGAGAGGCAACCTGAGAAATGTACACAGCAATGAATGGCcaaaacactttgaaaag TATCTGGCAGATGTAAACTGCCCATTCAAGGCTCAAGAAAGACAAGAAAACGTTGACTGGCTTCTGGGCTTGGCTGTGAGACTTGAATACTCAGATAATG TGGATAAATATAAGAATTGTACAGCAGAAAGTGTAAGAAATGATGCTACAAAAGGCACAGATCCACTTATTAATCTTGATG TTAACAACCCTGACTTTAAGGCTGGTGTGATGGCATTAGCTAATCTTTTACAAATTCAGCGCCATGATGACTACCTCGTAATGTTGAAG GCCATTCGCATTTTGGTACAAGAACGATTAAGCCCGGAGGCCATTGCAAAAGCAAACCGATCAAAGGAG GGCTTAACTGTATCTCTAGAAAAACATCTACTTGGTTTTGATACTGGAG ATGCCACCTTGAATGAAGCTGCAAGAGTCCTCCGGTTGCTGCATATAGAGGAACTACGAGATCTTCAGACCAAGATTAATGAAGCTATTGTAGCCGTTCAGTCAATAATAGCTGATCCCAAAACTGATCACAGACTGGGGAAGGTTGGAAGATGA